The Bacillales bacterium genome contains a region encoding:
- a CDS encoding NAD(P)-dependent oxidoreductase, translated as MCVAEKERIGFIGTGVMGKSMVLNLMKAGYPVDVYTRTKTKADEVIAEGARWAESVAVLAEQVDVVITMVGYPSDVEEVYFADGGILNHARRGAVVIDMTTSSPRLAENIDRNAREKGIHALDAPVSGGDIGARNGKLTIMVGGDAEIYERMTPVFQVMGENVVRQGEPGAGQHTKMANQIAIASNMIGVAESLVYAEKAGLDPDHVLKSIAFGAAGSWSLSNLAPRMIAGDFAPGFYVKHFIKDMTIALRSAEEMGLLTPGLSLAKSLYEKLAERGDENSGTQALYKLYKAGEANV; from the coding sequence ATGTGCGTTGCGGAGAAAGAAAGAATCGGATTTATTGGGACCGGAGTCATGGGGAAAAGCATGGTGCTCAATTTAATGAAAGCCGGATATCCAGTTGACGTGTACACGCGGACAAAAACGAAGGCGGATGAGGTGATCGCCGAAGGTGCGCGTTGGGCCGAATCAGTTGCCGTTTTGGCCGAACAAGTGGATGTCGTGATAACGATGGTTGGCTATCCGAGCGATGTTGAAGAAGTGTATTTCGCGGACGGCGGGATTTTGAACCATGCCCGGCGGGGAGCAGTCGTCATCGATATGACGACGTCCAGCCCGCGGTTGGCGGAAAACATTGACCGAAACGCTCGGGAGAAGGGGATCCATGCGCTCGACGCACCGGTTTCCGGGGGAGACATCGGGGCGAGAAACGGCAAATTGACGATCATGGTCGGCGGCGATGCGGAAATTTATGAGCGGATGACGCCGGTTTTTCAAGTGATGGGGGAAAACGTCGTCCGTCAAGGGGAGCCGGGGGCCGGCCAGCATACGAAGATGGCCAACCAGATCGCCATTGCTTCGAACATGATCGGTGTTGCCGAATCGCTCGTTTATGCCGAAAAAGCCGGGCTCGATCCGGATCACGTATTGAAAAGCATCGCCTTCGGCGCCGCCGGAAGCTGGTCGTTGAGCAACTTGGCGCCAAGAATGATTGCGGGTGACTTCGCGCCGGGTTTTTACGTGAAACATTTTATCAAAGATATGACGATCGCTTTGCGTTCGGCTGAAGAAATGGGGCTGCTTACTCCGGGGCTTAGCCTAGCGAAATCATTATATGAAAAACTCGCGGAGCGGGGCGATGAAAACAGCGGAACGCAAGCGCTGTATAAACTGTACAAGGCCGGAGAGGCGAACGTTTGA
- a CDS encoding ParM/StbA family protein yields the protein MADYHFKVGNDIGNSEQDLFVDGQLIRQPNTYIRQDRIPWVDEVNPEAFIPSIHEQLIVTIDSPEAPAGLYFIGESAVNSKNSNSANNMVVGIDRKSESALPIINTVGNIAGVAVQRAFEENKQVPESIKVNVDMATAIPYEEYKEQTSKRYEKRFTEGTHRATVHVGRKRVSVELKFEFVKVLPEATPVIFALQKDHEDKWRNDDLFADFKKTYKLAKMDGKYFADKDVLHVDIGEGTTEYPITRGSRVDSNFQHGSNNGVGYAIEEAAPDFKQAIMQTEVPRSFFSKCLVDKSHKFHAAAMEHIRTPLQNQARAIVDNVKRQISSARNLIDVVVVYGGGSILMRDVLHPELETLTERLDIQLLYVPEAYAVTMNAEGLDLFVRGKIFSALKEKVLGQPTEKEPAEVEG from the coding sequence ATGGCAGACTATCATTTTAAGGTGGGCAATGACATCGGGAACAGTGAACAGGATCTTTTTGTGGACGGTCAATTGATCCGACAGCCGAATACGTACATAAGGCAAGACCGCATTCCATGGGTGGACGAGGTGAATCCTGAAGCGTTCATTCCATCCATCCACGAACAGTTAATCGTTACGATCGATTCGCCGGAAGCTCCTGCGGGACTTTATTTTATCGGGGAAAGCGCGGTCAACAGCAAGAACAGCAATTCCGCGAACAACATGGTCGTTGGCATCGACCGAAAGTCGGAATCGGCGCTTCCGATTATTAATACGGTCGGAAACATTGCCGGCGTCGCCGTTCAGCGGGCGTTCGAGGAGAACAAACAAGTCCCGGAATCAATCAAAGTGAACGTTGATATGGCAACGGCGATTCCATACGAGGAATATAAAGAGCAGACGAGCAAGCGTTATGAAAAACGGTTTACCGAAGGAACGCATCGGGCAACGGTGCATGTCGGCAGAAAACGCGTGTCTGTGGAATTGAAATTTGAATTTGTCAAAGTGCTTCCGGAAGCGACGCCGGTCATTTTTGCTTTGCAAAAGGATCATGAGGATAAGTGGCGGAACGATGATCTGTTTGCCGATTTCAAAAAAACGTACAAGCTCGCGAAGATGGACGGGAAATATTTTGCAGACAAAGACGTATTGCACGTCGACATCGGCGAAGGTACGACAGAATATCCGATCACAAGAGGAAGCCGGGTTGATTCCAATTTCCAGCATGGCTCGAACAACGGTGTCGGTTACGCGATTGAGGAAGCCGCTCCCGATTTCAAGCAAGCGATTATGCAGACGGAAGTGCCGCGAAGCTTCTTCAGCAAATGCCTTGTCGACAAAAGCCATAAATTTCATGCGGCAGCGATGGAACACATTCGTACGCCGCTGCAAAACCAAGCGCGAGCGATCGTTGACAACGTGAAACGGCAAATCAGCTCTGCGCGCAATTTGATCGACGTCGTGGTCGTTTACGGCGGCGGAAGTATTTTAATGCGCGACGTCTTGCATCCAGAACTGGAAACACTTACAGAACGGTTGGACATTCAATTGTTGTACGTTCCGGAGGCCTACGCGGTGACAATGAACGCGGAAGGGCTGGATTTGTTCGTGAGAGGAAAAATATTTTCTGCCTTGAAGGAGAAGGTGCTTGGGCAGCCAACGGAGAAGGAACCGGCGGAAGTAGAAGGATGA
- a CDS encoding sulfite exporter TauE/SafE family protein has protein sequence MTIEHLLLMITVGIFAGFINVMAGGGSLLTMPVLIFMGLPSATANGTNRIALVFQSLTSIWNFRRKGIFDWKMSLWLSIPAVIGSIIGASFAITISDALFQKILAVVMIVVVVFIVWQPQKKLQQLNAPLSRGRKTLAVIIFFAVGLYGGFIQAGVGLLIIASATAVLGMSLVRANAMKMFVTGVYILCSFLIFVINGEVDWLLGLILAAGNSIGAWIGTHLAVEKGDKWVRAVLVIAVVLMALKLLGWFEPLF, from the coding sequence ATGACTATCGAACATTTGCTGCTCATGATCACGGTCGGCATCTTTGCCGGTTTCATCAATGTCATGGCGGGAGGCGGATCTTTACTCACGATGCCCGTGCTCATATTCATGGGTCTCCCCTCTGCTACGGCGAACGGCACAAACCGAATCGCTCTCGTGTTTCAAAGCCTCACATCGATATGGAATTTCCGCAGAAAAGGTATCTTCGATTGGAAAATGAGCCTGTGGCTCAGCATTCCGGCGGTGATTGGCTCGATCATCGGGGCAAGTTTCGCGATTACGATCTCCGATGCCTTGTTTCAAAAAATATTGGCCGTCGTTATGATCGTCGTCGTCGTTTTCATCGTTTGGCAGCCGCAGAAAAAACTGCAACAGCTGAATGCTCCGCTCTCCCGGGGCAGAAAAACATTGGCCGTCATCATCTTTTTTGCGGTAGGACTTTACGGCGGTTTTATTCAAGCCGGCGTAGGGTTATTGATCATCGCCAGTGCAACGGCCGTGCTCGGCATGTCGCTCGTTCGAGCGAACGCCATGAAAATGTTTGTCACTGGCGTGTACATTTTGTGCTCCTTTCTCATCTTCGTCATTAACGGCGAAGTCGATTGGCTGCTCGGTCTCATCCTTGCGGCCGGAAACAGTATCGGCGCTTGGATCGGAACGCATTTGGCCGTCGAAAAAGGCGACAAATGGGTTCGCGCCGTTCTCGTCATCGCCGTCGTCCTCATGGCGCTGAAACTGCTCGGCTGGTTCGAACCTTTGTTTTAA
- the fumC gene encoding class II fumarate hydratase: protein MEYRIEKDTLGEMKVPADKLWAAQTQRSRENFKIGWEKMPQPIIHAFAVLKKSAAITNEKLGKLPGEKAEAIVQAANEIINGELNEHFPLVVWQTGSGTQSNMNTNEVIANRANQILQEKGSQESVHPNDDVNMSQSSNDTFPTALHVASVLAVEEQVIPALDELRNTLREKEEKFKAIIKTGRTHLQDATPLTLGQEISGWRYMLDRSKEMIRETTEKMKALAIGGTAVGTGLNAHPDFGDMVAKEISHVTGIDFFSSPNKFHALTSHDEITTAHGALKALAADLMKIANDVRWLASGPRCGIGELEIPANEPGSSIMPGKVNPTQAEAVTMVAAQVMGNDATIGFAASQGNFELNVFKPVIGYNFLQSAKLLADSMKSFNDLCAVGIEPNEEKIAEHLKNSLMLVTALNPHIGYEKAATIAKKAHQEGLTLKEAAVQSGLLTEEQFEQYVRPEEMIHPKE from the coding sequence ATGGAGTACAGAATCGAAAAAGATACGCTCGGCGAAATGAAAGTGCCGGCGGATAAGCTCTGGGCGGCGCAAACGCAAAGGAGCCGCGAAAATTTCAAAATCGGTTGGGAGAAAATGCCGCAACCGATCATTCATGCATTTGCCGTGTTAAAGAAAAGTGCGGCGATTACGAATGAGAAACTCGGGAAACTGCCCGGCGAAAAAGCGGAAGCGATTGTGCAGGCCGCAAATGAAATCATTAATGGAGAGTTGAATGAACATTTTCCGCTCGTCGTTTGGCAAACCGGAAGCGGTACGCAATCGAACATGAACACGAATGAAGTCATCGCCAATCGGGCCAACCAAATCTTGCAGGAAAAAGGAAGTCAAGAAAGCGTGCACCCGAACGATGACGTGAACATGTCGCAAAGCTCTAACGATACTTTCCCGACGGCGTTGCATGTTGCATCCGTTTTGGCGGTCGAAGAACAAGTCATCCCCGCGCTGGACGAATTGAGAAATACGTTGAGGGAGAAGGAAGAAAAATTCAAAGCTATCATCAAGACGGGGAGAACGCATTTGCAAGATGCGACGCCGCTTACGCTCGGGCAAGAAATCAGCGGCTGGCGGTACATGCTGGACCGGTCGAAAGAAATGATCCGCGAAACGACGGAGAAAATGAAAGCGCTGGCGATCGGAGGAACCGCTGTTGGCACCGGATTAAACGCTCATCCCGATTTCGGTGACATGGTCGCTAAGGAGATCAGCCATGTAACAGGCATCGATTTCTTTTCTTCGCCGAATAAGTTCCATGCCTTGACGAGTCATGATGAAATTACGACGGCCCACGGGGCATTGAAGGCGCTCGCCGCCGATCTGATGAAAATTGCGAATGACGTCCGCTGGCTTGCGAGCGGTCCGCGCTGCGGCATCGGCGAGCTGGAGATTCCGGCAAACGAACCGGGGAGTTCGATCATGCCGGGGAAAGTGAATCCGACACAGGCGGAAGCGGTAACGATGGTAGCCGCTCAAGTGATGGGCAACGACGCGACGATCGGTTTCGCCGCCAGTCAAGGTAATTTTGAACTGAATGTGTTCAAACCGGTCATCGGTTACAACTTCTTGCAATCGGCGAAATTGTTGGCGGACTCGATGAAATCGTTTAACGATCTTTGTGCGGTCGGAATCGAGCCGAACGAGGAGAAAATCGCCGAGCATTTGAAGAACTCGCTCATGCTCGTCACCGCGTTGAACCCGCACATCGGCTATGAAAAGGCGGCAACGATTGCGAAAAAAGCGCACCAAGAAGGGTTGACGTTGAAAGAAGCTGCCGTACAGAGCGGCCTTTTGACGGAAGAACAATTTGAACAATACGTTCGTCCCGAAGAAATGATTCATCCGAAAGAATAA